Below is a window of Escherichia coli DSM 30083 = JCM 1649 = ATCC 11775 DNA.
CTTATCCACTCCACCGCTTGTTGATAGAGCGGTATTTGTGACGACTTACTCAATGATTTCATGGCGCGCACCTGAACATTTACAGTTGTCTATGGACAATCATGGACAACTTCAAGCGTATAGTAGGTGAACAGGCGAAAAAGAGGATCGAAGCGTCTCACATTTTAGGGGACCAAATCGTGATCAACAAAATGTGACGTGAGTCGATATTTGGCAGAAGTCTACTGCGCCGTCAGGAAATAACGGCGCGTTGGGAGGTGTTAATCTTCCTTCGGCAGGCACTGCAAATGCCCGTGCCGCACGCCGCGCTGGGCGATGACGTCATCGGCAAAATGCTGCACGTCGCCCATGTCACCTTTCAACACGGCGATTTCCAGACAGTCGTCGTGATTAATGTGCACATGCAGAGTAGCAACCGAGAGATCGTGGTGATGATGCTGGGTGGAGACAATACGGCTGGCTAAGTCACGTTTTTCGTGTTCATACACATACGACAGCACCGCGAAACCTTGTGTGCCGTGTTGTTGAGTGGCTTCCTGCGCCAGGGCGCTACGCAGAATATCGCGGATCGCCTCGGAACGGTTGTTATAACCACGACGCTGGCTCAGGCTGTCCAGCGTCTCCAGTAAATCGTCATCAAGCGTGATGGTGACTCGTTGCATTTGCGTTAAACCTTTTCTGTGGTGCGACGGCGCACGGGGAATGCGGGTAATACCGCGTTTTGTAGCACACGTCCGGCGTCAGAGGAAAAGGTTAATTTATCTCCCACCACCTGGGTTTCGACGATTTGTCCGTTGTCCATCACCATCACCCGCTGACAGAAGCGTTCCACCAGGCGTAAGTCGTGGGTGATGAACAGGCAGGCGGTGCCAAACTGTTGTTGCAGCTTTTTCAGCAGGCGAATGACGCCCGCTTGTAACACGAGATCAAGGTTCGAAACCGCTTCATCCAGAATCAGCAGTTTCGGTTCGACCGCCAGCGCGCGTGCCAGGCAGACACGCTGGAGCTGGCCGCCGCTTAACTGCGGTGGGCGTTTGTCGAGCACGCTGTCGTCGAGATCGACCGCCTTCAGCATTTCACTGGCGCGCGCCAGTTGTTCGGCTTTTTTCAGCGATAGCAGGTGGCGCATCGGTTCACGCAGGATCTCGCGCACGGTTTTGCGCGGATTCACGGCGCTGATGGAGTCCTGAAACACCATTTGAATATCACGGCGGAACGCTTTACGTTGCGCGCGATTGAGCTTCGCCAACGGTTCGCCGCGCCAGCTAATATTTCCCTGTGAGGGCGACTCTAACCCTACCAGCAGCCGCGCGAGGGTACTTTTTCCGCAGCCGCTGCGCCCCAGCAGGGCGACGGTTTCACCGCTTTTCAGGGCCAGGGAAACGTTATTCAGCACCGCCTGGTGTTGATGTTTGCCGCTAAATCCACCGTGCGCGTAGTGATGGGAAAGGTCGGAGACGTTAAGTAAAGTCATGATGCCAGCTCCATACCGTAGAGGGCGAGATGAGCGGAAACCAGGCTGCGCGTTACCGCATGTTTGGGGGCGTTAAACAGCGTTTCTACATCGCCCTGTTCAACAATCTTACCGTGAGACATTACCGCCACATCGTCTGCCAGACGCGCTACCACGCCCATATCATGGGTAACCAGCAGCATTCCCGGTGCTTGTTTTTGCATAATGCTTTCCAGCAGATCGAGGATGCGCGCCTGTGCTACCACGTCGAGATCGGTGGTCGGTTCATCGGCGATGATAAATGGTGATTCGCACAGCACCGCCATCGCAATCATCATGCGCTGCAACATGCCGCCGCTCATCTCGAACGGGTAGAGCTTCAGCACGCGCGCGGCGTTTTCCAGCCCCACCGCTTCTATGGCAGCGGTAAGCGTAGCGTCATCGGCGGGTTTCCCCAGCGCCAGGCAGGTTTCACGCGCGTGGGTGTGCATGGTGTGCAGCGGATTAAAGGCACTGCGCGGGTTCTGCATGATGGTGGCAATTTTGATTCCGCGCAGGGCGCAGGGAGAAACCGGTTTTCCATCGGCCAAAATTTCCCCCGCCGTCTGGCGAACGCCAGCAGGCAGAATGCCCAGCGTCGCGGCGCAGGTCAGCGACTTCCCGCTGCCACTACCGCCGACTAACGCCAGCACACGCCCACGTTGCAGGGTTAACGATACGCCGTGCACCAGCGGCTGCGCGGCCTGTAGCGCGATATTACGGAGCTCAATCTGTTGTGGCATTAGTGTGCGTGCTCCGTCACCAGATGAGGGTCCAGATGATCGCGCAGTGCGTCACCCACCAGGTTAAAGGCCATCACGCTGATAAACAGCGCCAGCCCCGGCCAGAACATTTGCAGCGGCTGGGTCCAGATATACTGACGTGCATCGTTAATCATCACGCCCCATTCGGCGGTCGGCGCGGTCACGCCGAGGCCGAGGAAGGACATCCCCGCGACGTGTAGCATCATATGACCGATATCCAGCGTCGCCAGCACCAGCAGCGAGGGGATCACCGCACCTGCCAGATGATCAATAAACACCCGCACATGGCCCGCGCCAGAAAGCCGTGATGCCAGCACAAACTCGCGCTGGCGCAGTGAAATCACCAGACTGCGCACCATGCGCGCGTACCATGCCCAGTGCGAAAGGGCGATAGCGATAATTACGTTGGTCAACCCGGTGCCAAGCACGCCGACCATAAAGAACGACAGAATCGAGGTTGGGAAGGTCATAAACATA
It encodes the following:
- the nikR gene encoding nickel-responsive transcriptional regulator NikR, whose amino-acid sequence is MQRVTITLDDDLLETLDSLSQRRGYNNRSEAIRDILRSALAQEATQQHGTQGFAVLSYVYEHEKRDLASRIVSTQHHHHDLSVATLHVHINHDDCLEIAVLKGDMGDVQHFADDVIAQRGVRHGHLQCLPKED
- the nikE gene encoding nickel import ATP-binding protein NikE, with the translated sequence MTLLNVSDLSHHYAHGGFSGKHQHQAVLNNVSLALKSGETVALLGRSGCGKSTLARLLVGLESPSQGNISWRGEPLAKLNRAQRKAFRRDIQMVFQDSISAVNPRKTVREILREPMRHLLSLKKAEQLARASEMLKAVDLDDSVLDKRPPQLSGGQLQRVCLARALAVEPKLLILDEAVSNLDLVLQAGVIRLLKKLQQQFGTACLFITHDLRLVERFCQRVMVMDNGQIVETQVVGDKLTFSSDAGRVLQNAVLPAFPVRRRTTEKV
- the nikD gene encoding nickel import ATP-binding protein NikD encodes the protein MPQQIELRNIALQAAQPLVHGVSLTLQRGRVLALVGGSGSGKSLTCAATLGILPAGVRQTAGEILADGKPVSPCALRGIKIATIMQNPRSAFNPLHTMHTHARETCLALGKPADDATLTAAIEAVGLENAARVLKLYPFEMSGGMLQRMMIAMAVLCESPFIIADEPTTDLDVVAQARILDLLESIMQKQAPGMLLVTHDMGVVARLADDVAVMSHGKIVEQGDVETLFNAPKHAVTRSLVSAHLALYGMELAS
- the nikC gene encoding nickel ABC transporter permease subunit NikC; its protein translation is MNFFLSSRWSVRLALIIIALLALIALTSQWWLPYDPQAIDLPSRLLSPDAQHWLGTDHLGRDIFSRLMAATRVSLGSVMACLLLVLTLGLIIGGSAGLIGGRVDQATMRVADMFMTFPTSILSFFMVGVLGTGLTNVIIAIALSHWAWYARMVRSLVISLRQREFVLASRLSGAGHVRVFIDHLAGAVIPSLLVLATLDIGHMMLHVAGMSFLGLGVTAPTAEWGVMINDARQYIWTQPLQMFWPGLALFISVMAFNLVGDALRDHLDPHLVTEHAH